In Elusimicrobiota bacterium, one DNA window encodes the following:
- the kdpA gene encoding potassium-transporting ATPase subunit KdpA yields MNANNLTQCLMGLGVLLALVKPLGLYMARVYEGRAPWLGKALGPLERLLYRLFGIRPEEEMPWKTYAAAFLAFNIVGLVAVYALQRLQGRLPLNPLGLGAVSPDSSFNTAVSFATNTNWQGYGGETTLSYLTQTLGLTVQNFLSAASGMAVLVALTRGFVRRQASTLGNFWVDLTRSTLHILLPLSVAVGLLLVSQGVVQTFRPSVTVAPLGGGAAAQVLAVGPVASQVAIKQLGTNGGGFFNVNSAHPFENPTPLSNFIEWISILLIAAALCSTFGELVKDRRQGWAVLAAMGVMFVPFLWLTVDQEQRGNPLLTRAGADQAASSLQPGGNMEGKEVRFGIVQSALWATATTAASNGSVNAMHDSLTPLGGLAPLVLMQLGEVVFGGVGSGLYGLLLFAVIAVFIAGLMVGRTPEYLGKKIEAYEMKMASIGVLVPCAVVLIGTAVAVATKAGRATVFNPGAHGFSEVLYAFSSAGNNNGSAFAGLGANTPFYNVALGLAMFFARYWIAIPVLALAGSLAGKKQVPLSSGTLPTHTPLFVLFLVGTVLLVGALTFFPALALGPIVEHLTLAS; encoded by the coding sequence ATGAACGCAAACAACCTGACGCAATGCCTGATGGGTCTGGGGGTTTTGTTGGCGCTGGTAAAACCCTTGGGCCTCTACATGGCCCGGGTGTACGAGGGCCGGGCGCCGTGGCTCGGGAAGGCGCTGGGCCCCTTGGAGCGGCTTCTCTACCGTCTTTTTGGAATCCGCCCCGAGGAGGAAATGCCCTGGAAAACCTACGCGGCGGCCTTTCTGGCCTTTAACATCGTGGGCCTGGTGGCCGTTTACGCGCTTCAGCGCCTCCAGGGACGCCTGCCGCTCAACCCGCTGGGACTGGGGGCCGTGTCCCCGGACTCGTCCTTCAACACGGCGGTGAGTTTCGCCACCAACACCAATTGGCAGGGCTACGGGGGCGAGACCACCCTGAGCTACCTCACGCAAACGCTGGGGCTCACGGTGCAGAATTTCCTCTCGGCGGCGTCCGGCATGGCCGTGCTCGTGGCCTTGACGCGGGGGTTTGTCCGACGGCAGGCGTCGACTCTCGGGAATTTCTGGGTGGACCTCACCCGGAGCACGCTTCACATCCTCCTGCCGTTGTCGGTGGCGGTGGGGCTGTTGCTGGTTTCCCAGGGGGTGGTGCAGACCTTCCGGCCGAGCGTGACGGTGGCCCCGCTGGGGGGTGGGGCGGCCGCGCAGGTCTTGGCGGTGGGTCCGGTGGCGTCGCAGGTGGCCATCAAACAGTTGGGAACCAACGGGGGCGGTTTTTTCAACGTGAATTCGGCGCACCCCTTCGAAAACCCGACGCCCCTCAGCAATTTCATCGAATGGATTTCCATCCTCCTGATCGCGGCGGCGTTGTGTTCCACCTTCGGCGAGCTGGTCAAAGACCGCCGCCAGGGGTGGGCGGTCCTGGCCGCCATGGGGGTGATGTTCGTCCCCTTTCTGTGGCTCACCGTCGACCAGGAACAGCGGGGCAACCCGCTCTTGACCCGGGCGGGGGCGGACCAAGCGGCGTCGTCCCTTCAGCCGGGGGGGAACATGGAGGGCAAAGAGGTCCGTTTCGGCATCGTGCAGTCCGCTCTCTGGGCGACGGCGACGACGGCGGCCTCCAACGGGTCGGTCAACGCCATGCACGATTCCTTGACGCCCCTGGGGGGATTGGCCCCCTTGGTCCTCATGCAGCTGGGCGAAGTCGTGTTCGGCGGGGTGGGGTCGGGGCTCTACGGTTTGCTGCTCTTTGCCGTCATCGCGGTCTTTATCGCCGGTCTGATGGTGGGGCGGACCCCGGAATATCTGGGAAAAAAGATCGAGGCGTACGAAATGAAGATGGCGTCCATCGGCGTCTTGGTCCCCTGCGCGGTGGTGCTGATCGGCACCGCGGTCGCCGTGGCCACGAAAGCGGGGAGGGCGACGGTGTTCAACCCCGGGGCCCACGGGTTCAGCGAGGTGTTGTACGCCTTTTCCTCCGCCGGAAACAACAACGGGAGCGCCTTCGCGGGGCTCGGCGCGAACACCCCGTTCTACAACGTCGCGTTGGGATTGGCGATGTTTTTCGCCCGGTATTGGATCGCGATCCCGGTGTTGGCCCTGGCCGGGTCTCTGGCCGGGAAAAAACAAGTGCCCCTGTCCAGCGGGACGCTGCCGACCCACACGCCGCTGTTCGTCCTCTTCCTCGTGGGGACGGTGCTGCTGGTGGGGGCGTTGACGTTTTTTCCGGCGCTGGCCCTGGGGCCCATCGTCGAACATTTGACGCTCGCGTCGTAG
- the kdpF gene encoding K(+)-transporting ATPase subunit F, with protein sequence MVLYWIGGTLTVLILVYLMAALLKPENFQ encoded by the coding sequence ATGGTTCTTTATTGGATCGGTGGAACCCTGACGGTGTTGATCCTGGTCTACTTGATGGCGGCTCTGTTAAAACCGGAGAATTTTCAATGA
- a CDS encoding response regulator, whose protein sequence is MLVIEDEAAILRFLRPVLEDAGWRVLEAATGRQGLEAAAAKKPRAILLDLGLPDGDGLTVLKALRKWTSAPIIIVSARGQEKDKIAGLDAGADDYLTKPFSTAELLARVRAAERRTERGPADVSPVYERDGLRVDLVARRVTLRKKEIHLSPRQYDLLAVLVRHAGRVVSQTQLLREVWGENGDATPESVRIFVHQLRQKIEPDPVRPRCLKTEPGVGYRLEAPLD, encoded by the coding sequence ATGCTCGTGATCGAGGACGAAGCGGCGATCCTGCGTTTCCTCCGGCCGGTGCTCGAAGACGCGGGGTGGCGGGTGCTCGAGGCCGCCACGGGCCGGCAGGGTCTGGAGGCGGCGGCGGCCAAAAAACCCCGGGCGATCCTGTTGGATTTGGGTTTGCCCGACGGCGACGGTTTGACGGTCCTCAAAGCCCTGCGGAAGTGGACCTCGGCCCCCATCATCATCGTCTCGGCCCGGGGGCAGGAAAAAGACAAGATCGCCGGGTTGGACGCCGGCGCCGATGATTATCTGACCAAGCCCTTCTCCACGGCGGAGCTCCTGGCCCGGGTGCGGGCCGCCGAGCGCCGAACGGAACGGGGGCCCGCCGACGTCTCGCCCGTCTACGAACGGGACGGCCTGCGGGTGGATTTGGTGGCGCGGCGGGTGACCCTTCGAAAAAAAGAAATCCACCTGTCGCCCCGCCAGTATGACCTGCTGGCCGTGTTGGTGCGCCACGCCGGACGCGTGGTGAGCCAGACCCAGCTGTTGCGGGAGGTGTGGGGGGAAAACGGCGACGCCACCCCCGAGTCCGTCCGCATCTTTGTCCATCAACTGCGCCAAAAGATTGAACCCGACCCGGTGCGCCCCCGTTGCCTCAAAACGGAGCCCGGCGTCGGTTACCGCCTCGAAGCCCCCCTCGACTGA
- a CDS encoding DUF4118 domain-containing protein: MVQSKPMNPDPTSPPPPPLTRQYLFAVLVVVGATGLCFAAFPFFDLVNLIMIYLVGVLLVAARGRRGPAVAASVLSVAAMDFCFVPPRFHLTVSDAQYLWTFLVMLATALVISHLTLRLRYEAEAARQGQRRTALTHAFTQQLTSARGIEKVLSAAARHVAEVFNAGATLYLPGADGRLEAKARAGEAPASVDKERGVAQWVYDRWNAAGLGTAALPGEEALFLPLQGDEGTVGVLRVQPRSRDWLLAPEQRLLLDSFVHQIASALAIVRLEDHNRKVEVEAAAERLRSSLLSAVSHDLRTPLAAILGSAEALLAKSDNPPGSAARDLLENIRSEAERLTRLIQNLLEVTRLESGAVVLQKELHPLEDVVGGALARLEKALIARRVTVDLPPDFPPVPMDGLLMEQVFVNLIENALRHTPPQSPIDIAARSTEKNVTVTVADRGPGLDPGDRERVFEKFYRGKASPGAGLGLAICRAVAEAHGGRLTADRRPGGGAVFELTLPRGDDRGR; this comes from the coding sequence GTGGTACAATCAAAACCCATGAATCCCGATCCAACGTCCCCTCCTCCGCCCCCCCTGACACGACAGTATTTGTTCGCCGTCCTCGTGGTCGTCGGGGCGACGGGCCTCTGCTTCGCCGCGTTTCCCTTTTTCGATTTGGTCAATTTGATCATGATTTACCTGGTGGGCGTCCTTCTCGTGGCCGCCCGGGGGCGCCGGGGGCCGGCGGTGGCGGCCTCGGTCCTGAGCGTGGCCGCTATGGATTTTTGTTTCGTGCCGCCCCGATTCCATTTGACCGTTTCCGACGCGCAATATCTTTGGACGTTCCTGGTGATGCTGGCCACGGCGCTGGTGATCAGCCACCTCACCCTTCGCCTTCGATACGAGGCGGAGGCCGCCCGCCAGGGACAACGTCGAACGGCCCTGACCCACGCCTTCACCCAGCAGTTGACCAGCGCGCGAGGGATCGAAAAAGTCCTTTCCGCGGCGGCGCGGCACGTGGCGGAGGTTTTTAACGCGGGGGCGACCCTCTATCTTCCCGGGGCGGACGGTCGGCTGGAGGCCAAAGCCCGGGCGGGAGAGGCGCCCGCGTCCGTCGATAAGGAACGGGGCGTCGCCCAATGGGTTTACGATCGATGGAACGCCGCGGGGTTGGGAACCGCCGCCCTGCCCGGCGAGGAGGCCCTCTTCCTTCCGCTCCAAGGCGACGAGGGAACGGTGGGGGTACTCCGGGTCCAGCCCCGGTCCCGCGATTGGTTGCTGGCGCCGGAGCAGCGGCTGTTGTTGGACTCCTTCGTTCACCAAATCGCTTCGGCGTTGGCGATCGTGCGGTTGGAGGATCACAACCGGAAAGTCGAGGTGGAGGCCGCGGCCGAGCGGCTTCGCAGTTCATTGTTGAGCGCGGTGTCCCACGATTTGCGAACGCCCCTGGCGGCCATTCTGGGCTCGGCGGAGGCCTTGTTGGCCAAGAGCGATAATCCGCCGGGGTCCGCCGCCCGGGACCTGTTGGAGAACATCCGGTCGGAAGCGGAACGGTTGACCCGGTTGATTCAAAATCTTTTGGAAGTGACGCGCCTGGAATCGGGGGCGGTGGTCCTTCAAAAGGAACTTCACCCCTTGGAAGACGTGGTGGGCGGGGCCTTGGCCCGGTTGGAAAAAGCGCTGATCGCCCGGCGGGTGACGGTGGACCTTCCGCCCGATTTCCCGCCGGTTCCCATGGACGGGCTGTTGATGGAGCAGGTGTTCGTCAATTTGATCGAAAACGCCCTGCGGCACACTCCGCCCCAATCCCCCATCGACATCGCGGCGCGTTCGACGGAAAAAAACGTGACGGTGACCGTGGCGGACCGGGGCCCGGGCTTGGACCCCGGGGACCGCGAACGGGTGTTTGAGAAATTTTATCGGGGGAAGGCCTCCCCCGGGGCGGGACTGGGGTTGGCCATTTGCCGGGCGGTGGCGGAAGCCCACGGCGGCCGCCTGACCGCCGACCGGCGGCCCGGGGGCGGGGCCGTTTTCGAATTGACGCTGCCCCGGGGAGACGACCGTGGCCGTTGA
- a CDS encoding SRPBCC family protein — MKLKMLGGLALSVGVFLVFVALKPADYSISRQLEIKASPEALFPWINNSKKTNQWMPWPALDPAMKMSFNGPEEGVGSESRWESPGKMGVGSAVVVESVPPRTVKTRLEYRKPFQMTQEAEMAIAPSKDGSVVTWSVRGKNNFVGRLMCVFVNMDKMVGGSFETGLANLKSLAEKK; from the coding sequence GTGAAATTGAAAATGCTTGGCGGGTTGGCGCTGTCGGTCGGCGTGTTTTTGGTTTTCGTGGCGTTGAAACCGGCGGACTATTCGATTTCCCGTCAATTGGAGATAAAGGCGTCGCCGGAGGCGCTCTTTCCCTGGATCAACAATTCCAAAAAAACGAACCAGTGGATGCCCTGGCCCGCCCTGGACCCGGCCATGAAGATGAGTTTCAACGGGCCCGAGGAGGGCGTGGGGTCCGAGAGCCGGTGGGAAAGCCCCGGCAAGATGGGCGTGGGATCCGCGGTGGTGGTGGAAAGCGTTCCTCCCCGGACGGTCAAAACCCGCCTTGAATACCGAAAGCCATTTCAAATGACCCAGGAGGCGGAAATGGCCATCGCCCCGTCGAAGGACGGAAGCGTGGTCACCTGGTCGGTGCGGGGGAAAAACAACTTCGTGGGCCGCCTCATGTGCGTGTTTGTGAACATGGACAAAATGGTGGGCGGGTCCTTTGAAACCGGGCTGGCCAACCTGAAAAGCCTGGCCGAGAAGAAATAA